The Larus michahellis chromosome 23, bLarMic1.1, whole genome shotgun sequence genome segment CAATTAATGGGTTGTAACACTTCAAGAGTCTGACAGGAATAAAGAGCCCACACTGGGCTTACCCACAAGATGGCATATCATTCGTAGCGGACACCCAGGGCTCCGGCTGCACCCAGATGGATCCGCACCGACCGAGACGACTAGCGGGGCACCCGGGGAAACCGCACGCAGCCCATGAGCATCACTTACCGGGTCACCTTCCACCACTTCCCCTGTCTGGTTCTTAATTACCATCACGACCTGAGCCTGGAAAGTGATGATTAATACTGGTCCCTGCTCCATCATCTTCCCCATGGCCAGCTGCAACGAAAGAAAATGCCGTTAGAAAACCGACGATTTCTGCAGATTAATGTTAAAGTATCAAGTATTTATCACAACTGCTATGGTTTGACACAGCTAACAACCCCGCCTTCTTCTCGAGCTGAATCTAGTTATTTTAATCAGGTTATACCTGCTTTGTTAATACAGATGGTGTAGACCTTATTGCAAAGCGTTTTCCCCAAAAACTTTCCCTGTACTTAAAAGCTTTCCCAAAATTGTTCTGAGAGTTTTCATCGTTTTTCCAAGTCTAAAAATCTGGGAAACAGGAACAAGCTCTGTTCCATTATTTCCAAATCAGAAACTAAAAATAGAAGAAACCTTactcttaccaaaaaaaaaattacactttcttCAGAAAGTACACCAACCaaagtttttttctcttgcttttaaatgaattttcGACATAAAGTTGTACAGAACTAGATACAAAGAACTAAGCAGCAGAAAGGCTTCAAGGTGAGAGCCTTTTGTTTGACGggattattttctctcttctaagGTCACTCCATTAAATATTCCAAGAACTTACTAACCGAAAAGCAGAGAGGAACGGAAAATTAAGCTTTGTTTCCCAAAATTGCACATGGGTTTCAAGGAGGCCCAGGACCATATCACTGACTAGGCTGTATCCCTTACGGGCACCAAGACTTCCATACTGgtattgctttattattttttagtaCTATGAACCCAAAAAAATCCTCTATAATCAAGACAGTATTTATATCATTCCTCCTACGCTAAGTTCAGAAACCCCGTTTCACAAGTCACATACTTAAAACTACATTTAGGCAgtcaataataataaatagtcCTGAGAAATATCAAGGATCCAAAATTCCATTAAATTTAAAGGCTGTAGTTCTCTAGTGGAGAAGAGCGTGCCTGCAAGTACCTGGAACATGAGTTCAGATGCTTATGTTTGAAAAACCCGTTTTTAATTTTAACGCTGCCAACTTTGCAGCATGTGAATTCCCTTAAATCTTCTAAAtgcggtttgttttttttttttttccccccaaactcaCTGAACTGTTTTCCTGGATGAGATCACTCAACGTACTCCCATAAATCTCCTCTGGGGAAACgcatttaaaaatttaaacacaCAACACCCTTTATCCCCCTTTCTCAAAATACAGACAGCGTAATAAGAACTGCACTCATTTATGTTCCATATCAATCGTTTTCCAgctaaaatgtaattttcttgagAAATTTCATGCAAAAATACAGGTATCTAAAAGAAGTTAATAAGGAAATGTCTTCCCAGCCACCGCTCGGAATCCATGCGCAGCTCTATACTAATTAGCACCTACAGAGGAAAGAAGTTATTTAGCACACAATGAAATCACGTCTCCTAGACGATACAGAAAAACCTTTAATTTAAATAAGATGCTTCGAAAAAAGCAATCATGTTTATTACTTCCTTAGCTTTACTTCTGTTAGACCACATTATTTATCGCTGAAGATAATCAAGAGAATTGCAGATGCCACAGAAATTTTCCTGCTCATTTGGCACGTGTTTGCGGTTAGTATCCAGAGTTACCGAAGAAAGAGGAATCGTTTCCTCTGGACCCAgatggaggagagaaaatgagaagccTATCACGACCAGAAGGCAAAACGGCCCTCGAACGAGGACCAGACGTTAGCTTTTTGTGTTAGGAGATGCCCTGTAGATGATCTTCTTGCGCCCTGTGAAGATACACGGTCATTAATCAAGTCAGTTCCCGCTGCTCTTTTGCAGGGTTACGCAGGTCAGACCAAGTCTCTTGCCGCAGGGCATTTCCTCACGTGTttctggagctctcctgcacccACTCCAGGTTTTTAATGATGTGAGCACAAAAGGAGAGACTCCCACAAAGGGCAGCAGATACAGAAAAGCCACTATCAGCAGTCCGCCCTTCAGCGACCCACCAGCAGCATCAGGTTTTATTAGCTCTTTTGTCCATGATGTTGCTGAATTCTTCCTGACTTCTTGGCTTACAGGGGTGTGACCGCAAGTAAGCAACATCTGTCCAGCTAATGCACCCAACACCTGGAACAGCTCTCACTTTCTAAACAGCATCCCCTTATCATCAGGCTTCAGTCACATCTCTACCCAAAAGCTTCTAATCCTCCAGCTCCTTACCATGGACCAGCTCACCGCTGGGTTTAGACCCCCGCTACATAGCTCAGTGTTCTCTGCTCCTATGGGAACGACCCTGCAGTTAGCTTTGTGCTGATTGTCCAAATGGATCCAGCTTATAATTTCATCGAGGATAACACTGCACAGCTGGGGTATATTGGACAGGTATACCATAATACTTGGttccaaaagaaacacacactgAATGTTGCCACCTTTGAGTTAGCACCTTTGGTGACAAAGGCAAACAGCTGATCCGAGTTCAGATTATTTCCAGACATGTTTTCAAGTGCTAACGTACAGCTGCCCTGTTCCCTGCCTCCCCTTGGACAGTCCCTTTGAGGCAGAGCTGGTTATGGGACATAAAAGGTCTAACTAAAGGCAGTAATTTCTTTGAGATACTTTTGCCATTGCAGGAAAGAAAGATCTGAAAGAAAACTTGGGGGCCAGTGACAGATGGCACTAACAACTTAATTAAATAGAAGTACTACTGTAGAGTTACCGCTAAGTAGAACAATATCACCTCCCGCTCCTCAATAAAGGGGAACGCAGAGAGCGTTACGACTGCGCAGACGTTTGGCCACAGTCCCCAACTGCTCCTAAGGAGGAAACGACTCCACTCCCCACTCATCAAGAGCCATCCAGAAGAGCGGATAATTCTCTCTAACAGCCATACCTGCACAACCTTGAGTCACAGGAGTACTGTGCGTTATCTTCCAGAGTAAGCACCACCAAAGCCCTTCATGAAAGCACCAGGTCAGTGCTATTTGCCTTTATCATTAGCCTTTCTCAATCTAGATGCTGGCGATTAAGCCCAAGGTGCCCTGACAGCGAGGAGACAAACCACAATGCGGTAACTCAGGCTTGATCACACCGTAGCGAGTCTGTCCCATGAGCTCTCCCTTCCAGCAGCGGTGATCTGCTCCTCCGTGAGCAGAAACAGCAAATACCAGATTGGCACAAGGCAAAAAACCCAGCAATcagagcaaagaagaaaaccCCTCCTCAGGTCATGAGTTTCTAATTCATCCCCCAAGGTGAAATATAGAAAAGGACACTCACATCAATGTTGTCAATGTCAAGAATCCTGGAGTGGAACTGGAGACCCATGGCTTTGGCTTGCTGGATTGGATGGGCCAGCTGACTGTAAGTCTAAATGAAGCAACAAACTTGTGTTACACGTTTGAATTTGTTCTGTcacaaagaaaaatggattttttgctTAGAGAGAACCACCAAAAAAggtaaaagtctttttttttttgcaaatatgcCGAACACATTATGTCTTGCGAGGTATCAAACAGCTACATCAAATGCTCTGGGCTTCCAATAACCAAGTTCTCACTAAAAATCCCACCTCCCCTGGCCAGACCAGGAGATCCATCATTCACAACAGAGTATGCACATAAACCGTGTGCACCTGACAGCCAAGGCACTTACGATTCTGATTTGACAGCAGACAAGGAGAAAGAGTCTGGGAACCAAGCTATCCTCTTACTACCCAGCCAGACCCTGGAGGCAGACCAGCGTTTCCTGTCTCCTTTCAGGCACATATGCTTCATTATTTATGCATGGAGAACTGTTGTTGGGGACAGTGAATTTCTCCTGGCTTCCAGCATGATCACCGTACTCTTGGCAGGTATCAAACAAACAGGAGGCAGTCCCTACCTTCCTCCCCACCATGGATCTTCTACCCTTCATCACaagcatttaaatgcaaatatccTACAGAAGCTACTGGCAAAGTCACTAGAGTGACGCTGGAGTTACAGATCCGGGCTACTGAGGACAGTAGGCAGAGACACCTCTACCAACCATAAACTACACCTAAGCCAGTGGGCTGAGAGCAACCTGCAGCTCAGTGGGTCTACCTGCCACTTAAGTAAGTTTTTGCTTTACTGGTTTGTATTCCAGCACTTTAGGGATCAATATCACACACTTAACACTTGCAGTATGACTCTGCTCAAGAGCCTTTATCTCCTGCATTCACATTAATAGGACTCTCATTTCCTCCCTTGGCTTATTTTATGGATGATTCGCGACCCATAAGCTTAATTTATAACTGCAACAAGCTTAGAAGGGTTTGCTTTTTGTCTTATAAATTGCAGTGAATCTGCTACTTCCCTCCCAAGATTGGAGAGGAATTCTCCGGTGTCATTTCAAAGGTTGCTTGAACCAATAAAggacttccttttattttcagactGCATTAAGTATCTTATTCTTACATACCGCAATATTGTTACAAAGATGTTAATCACAactaacagcagcaacaaaatgaaatacaagaaatcGCCTCTTCCAGCGTGTGGATTCCCAGCCCTCTGGTGGTGGTGATCAGTAAGGAGAACAATTACTTTAAGCAGCTGAATTATTCAGAAATAGGAAAAGGATGGGTGTGTGTTGCCTATAACACAATTATTTTGGAGCAGAGCGAAGGCCAGAACAAGTGTTCATCTGTGTTGTCAGGAGCGGATCTGCTTTCATGAAGTTAAGTGGACAATAATACAATCACTGCATTGCAACCGAATCACCGTTTCAAGAAGTGGATCCAATACTGAAAATTTATCGCagtacaaaaacaaaaccagtttttgtACAATACACGAAGATTCAGTTTTCTGCAGTGAGATTATCCAGGCTGTAGATCATCTACGCTCCGTTCTCTGGAAAACTTCAGCCTGCCAGGACTATTTGCTAGGATACTGCAGTGGAGCTGTGGTTGTGTAGTAGCTCCAAGGAGAACTTGACTCTGTAAGCAGAAAAGCATCACCTTTTTGGGTCAGCTCAAACGTCTGCACCTTCTCACCCCGCATCTGGGATACAGGCTCCACTAAAGCCCATCCAAATCAAGAAGGGCAGTGCAGAACTGGAGTCAGTTGGACTAGTTTATTTCTTGATTCGCTGTCTCCAAACAGCTCTCCTCTCATATCCAGACTATTCCAGAAGTCCAGCGCGTACACCTGCCTGCAATGGTGTTGTATTGTATGAGCATGTCACACGGGGAAGCAGCTGGGCAAAGCAGGTAAGCAACACCCCAGGTGTAACAGTTGGACAGCTTGCAAACACAGAAGGCACAAGACGCCTACTTAAAAGTGAGAATCATAACCTTTTGAGACATTTTTAGGAGCTTTACTTACCGCTTCATAGCACCAATCTTTGAGGATATCAAGCTCGCCAGACATCATAgcctaaaagagaaaaatcaaataaaatacaaacattttaaaatacctccTATAACGAAGAGTTGAAATTATCAGCACTTTCAGCAGCAAACTACTTTAAATCCTGCATCTTATGAAACTCTGGAGGAGGACAGGAGCTTCAGAGAGGAACAGCAAATAAGAACTTCTAGAACCACACATGTATTGAGTCAGATGTACATAAAGCTTTCGATAATTAAGAGAAAAGCTATCCTAAACCTTCCCGGCCAAAAATTCAGCAGGATGCACACTACCCAGAAATGCTGGGAGGTGGGGTGTGACAGCAGCAGGGGTACAAAACAGAAGCAGATCGACAGTTTTGAAAACTGTGAAAAATTCAGGGCACAGAATGAACAGAATCACACTGTAACTCACAAAAAGGCTTCTCTTTAAAACATGGCGTAATAAACACCGGGAATTCATACCAAGAGAGATGCTGGGAATTCAGCAGATTTCAAAACGAAGGTAGTTATATGCGGCAGGGCATTTTTCAACATAATGCCTATAAATGGCACTTGATGGCATCTGTAAGCTGGCTGCCTACAGGATGAAAAAACCTCTCCTGTGAAAAATTCATCCTCCAAGAGTCCAGAGCCCATTTGTTTGCAGCTTGCTTTAGTGACACGGCACCGTCAGGAAACGCAGATTCACTATGACAGGTCTGTCTTATTTCACTGTCGGCACTGCAGCTCCCGTCACACCGCTGATACACGAGTCAGTCACGACAAAGACAGCGGTGACAAAACTTAACTCTGCATCAGTTTGGATGTTTGTATCTGCAAAcatcagattatttttaattcatcctATAACGCTACCTCATGACTAGGAATACCATAAATATTTCTACCTGTGTATTAGCCTGTATCAATTTGAGATGTGATCACTGTCTCGTAGGATGAGAAAATAACACTTTGCTCTCTCTTAGCATTTGTTTCTCTCTTCAAGCCTCATTTTCTCCGGCCTCATATAAATCTCCCAAAACaatttctgctgtggtttttcaAATCCCCTACTTTCATTCTGTCTTTTCTGACATACTGTTACAGTGAGAGGAACTATATCCATTTATACTTGAAGTCACATCCTTCATCAGCACTATCCTCTGAGTGCTTTGATACTTCAGTCTTTAAAAACGTTCAGTTCCCCATACTTCCCTTGACCAGtgccagaaatattttcactgaagcaTCTGTCATGACCTGGTCTTCTTCCCAAGCAGTCACAGATCATTTAGAATCCAGCAGTACATACACGCCAAATTCCTACCCTTATCAATATTTGATATCACCATTTACCCACTACTGTTCATTCATCTACTTCAGTTTGATCCCTCTGATGCTCATACCATTTCTCAGGGGAGAAGACGGTTAGTCATTTTCGAGGCAAGAAAAAACTTTGCTAGACTACTAAATTATGAAATATGGTTTTAAACGAAATTGTTATGTGGGATCCAACTCCCTTTTCCCAAGGTTATCTCGTGTTCTGTGCAAAGCTGGATGCTTGAGAAGCAAATACTGTCCCAGCTTTTAACTTCAGCATcagaaatctaaaagaaaaatcttctattttatagtaaaggagaaaaaaaataaaacaaatgcatcaTAGTCTGCCCCACCTTACCTCCAAGACATTGGGGATTATATCATACTCGCACTGCTTTAAAAACCGATCTTTGTCAAAGGATGGATCCACTTTGAGTATCTCTGTCAAAACCTCAGACATTTCTGTCTTCGAGAACAATCCACCTAATAAAACAATTCAGTGAGACTGGTGGCACGACAACTGTCGccagaaaacaagagaaaaacctTTGGTTATATACCAGAGGGAAGGAACAGTGTGAATGACTGCAGGGTTTAAGTTAGGCTTGAGATTTATCCCACACAAGCACTTGTCATCGCACTGCAGCTCCGATCCGGTAGCAGGTTACTACACTGCATGATACTGGATAACGATCCGTGCAAAATATGATAAAGCTCCAGAATCCGTCCCAAAGGTTAGTAAGGCATAGAGAACAGCGCTCACAGTCACTAGGAACGGAGCGAAGAGGCTAGAGGGGCGCTTTCACAGCAATGATGAAACATTACCTATTAAGTCAGTGACTTTGTCTGTGACAGCTCTGGAAGCTCGAATGAATGCGTTATCACTTTCATcatacttcattttcatttcaaagaaccCTGAAAGGAGAGGAGATGTAAGCCGCAGTGTCCTTCCACTACATTCCTGAATTAGGAAACAACACGCAAATAATGGGTTGCAGATCAAACCTGCGAGCTCTCTTCTAAACCCCTTTGTTGATTAACAAGTTCCAGTCTCCACAGTTACttttctcctcatcttcctgCAATGTTCCTGCCTATCAATAACTGTCACTAGGAGAACGATGGGTTTCTCCAAATTCAGCAGCCAGAAACTCTGGCCCTTTTACGCAGgttttcaaatagaaaatacaCTGGACTTGCTTACACCAGTAACAGTCTGCTTACCCTCCTTGATCCAGTCTGCTACAAGGGGTAGCAGGATGTGAAACCAACACCAGAAAGTTTAActtgcgggggtgggggggggagaaatcaAGAACAGACCTTAAACCTTGTCAATTTTTACTAAAATAGCAAGGCATCAGTAAGGATGCATTTTTTAAGCAGCTCTATGTACTTCTCAACCTTGATAAGAAAGCAAGCCGAGCATGTCACAAAACTACAGAAGTCATTGATGGGGAAGGAGAATTGCAAAGCAAAAATctcaaaggcagaaagaagggcaaggggtgacacacacacacaaaaaaaaagccatttaagcAAGCAGGCATTGTTGCAACAAAGGGCTCAACCAACCCATCGTCTGTCTCTGGACACCATCAGATGGACCAGAACTGCAGAAGGTAGTTGCGGGATAATGGGCCCTGCAGGGAAGCTTCTTCCCACCAAGTCAATTAACAATTGGAATCCTGCCCTGAAGCTTGCGCTCCTTCCAAAAAACACACCGTGTTCTGGGTACAGGTGGTACATAAAGGGAGAGCACACACTGTAAAGCCTGGTGCAGCCACATCTGCAATGCTGCCGAATCGCAAAATCACAGCCTTGGAAATATGCATAAAACGTAGAGAATGCACAGATGGCACCGGAGTGGAGGATGCAACATGTGGGGAGTTTTAGGAGCTATGAGCATCTCTCCTTGGAAAGGCTAAAAAATGGGATGTAAAAACCCATTCTTGGATACCTCCCAAGGAGCTTTAAAAGAAGTTGGGAAGAAACAATCCAAAGTTAATTATTTATGTTGCACTTTTACACAGTCTTTCTTTCCTTAACAAGTCATTTACCCTGCAGTACACCGGCAGCGATTATTTTGATTTGTTAAAGGATTCTGGTCTCAGGCTTCTTTATGCCTTCCAGAAACATTAAGCGTCTAGATAACTATCAAAAGTCATTGCCTACTGCAGTACAGATATTCAGTATTTTTAGATTTTgcaataaaaacagaaaggaggCAAAGTCCCACACATTCCAGACTTCTAAGCAGATGACAACAGAAACCAGCTCACTGGAGACAAGATTTTTTCTCATTATAAGCTCAAGGTTAAGAAGAAGAGATctgcctgcccccgccccggTGACACGCACGCCTGCGTGCCCTGGCCACCTCCCAGTGCCAGAGTGGAtctgactagaaaaaaaaaaaaaaagaaaaaaaccccagaattcaGTTCTCTTCAAGGAATGGGGAAAGCAGGTTTTGGTACCTACAGGGAGCAGGGACTGATCAAAAACAATGCCTGACTGGGGGAAGGGTCCGAACACAGATGGAGCAGCTTGGAAAAGCTGCAGTGTTGTCAACTCCGCCTACCTCCCGTTCACACCACCTCACAGCAACAGctacaacaaaaaagaaatggctGGGATTGCATTATGTTGAGACTAGTTGCACAGATGGCATTAGGTCCAACACAGCAAGAATCAGAACAGGGAAAATAACGTGCTACTCCTTTGTCTTTGGAACACTTACTATTGAAGACCACATTGTTGTCCTTGAAATCTTTCCACTGCTGGTACCATTTTGAGTCTTTATGCAGCACCACACCCATGGCCTCCCTAGAAAGTGCAGAAGACAGCGGTACTTATGAAAAAGTCACTGACAACCGGGTGAGAATAAGGAGGAGGACATCCTGGCGAATATCATTGCAGCACCACTGAGGCTGATACACCACATAAACCATACACAACTTAGTCGAGCAAGGCggcagagaaagcaaaggagcTCCGACTTAGTCCTGCCAAACGTAATTCGACAGCACGATGTTCAAACCGAGAAAACACAACACATGCGCAACTCAAAATTTCAGGTCAGAACATTACATACCCATTTCATAATCTTAAGTGCCCGGTTTCACTATCAGAAGATTCAGGATCATCGATTTATGCTGGAAATTTGTCACGCCTCACCCCCCAGCCTCACTTCACCACTTGGATTTTATCCATCCCTGACCTGCAGTtaagttttaaagttttttatcAAATCATACCCAGAAACATTCACCCTAAATTACATCCAATACGTACTCATTAGCTTCAAATATTCGCTCCTCTTTAATCCTCTCGCCTGAGAATTCTGTTCTTTTTCGTAGTCGCTCCGGACGTTTGTAAGGACCAGTCTGCCCTAAAACACTTTCATCTATTTCCTTCTTAACGGTTTCTACTCCCTGAAAGGAAAATAGCCCTATTAGGTTGATTTAccgttcccccctcccctttcccagaaactgaaaattgtttctgttgaagaaaaaaaagaaaaaagaaaaaaaagaaaaaaagataagagaCCACAGGTTATTCTCTCCCTTACTCAGCAAATGCTTCTTTGCTGGTGTCTATTGACAAACACACCAGTACCAAAGCCTTCTGCTTAAGTTAACAGTCTAGGACAGCAAATGGACGGTTGTACTGAATcaacctgaaggaaaaaaaccaacctagcAGAAGCTATGGACACAGTCAAACCTTACAGCTGATAAGGGGAAACCTCTACAGAGTTTAAATCGGAATAAATCAAGCCAGAGATCAGCAGGCGTATCAGCCCccaacagcagccagcagctgctgaaagaagGACAAGCCCCAGGTAAAAGGAAGAACGATTCCTAGTCTCCAAAAGTAGGGGACAAGAAAAACTTCAGGACAGCAACAACTCACTGCAAAGACACCGTAAAGGTCAATAAAATCCAAGTTCTAGGCCCAAGCTTAAACAAACAGGAGTATtgctttccccaaaataaaaaggaGCCTCATTTCATATAGAATTCTACACACCTTCTAGCTGAGAAAACAGCTTCGAAGCAAACTGGGTTTTGccagagaagtttaaaaaaaaaaaaaaatcacagtagttCATCTTATACTAAAGGAGAGATAGGAGATATTCTCCCTCTTGGGTGAGGCTACGTCAAGAAAAAGGACTTGATAAATCTGGAGCGATATACATCTCGTCAGCGAACAGCTACAGCCTTAGTTCAGGTTCTGCCAAGAGGAAGCTGCATCCCACCACAACCATTGTTGGGAATTTTTATCATCCACTTCAATAGCAACTGGGACTAAATGGCATTTTTAGTGTTTCTCCTTCATCTTGGCTGCTCTACTTTCCTTGCTGAACCTTTTGAGCAGTACTTTCTCTAATGACCGTACCTACAAAAGACCCGTTGCACGGTAGAAGCAGCTTTCCTGTTACAGCTACACACACGCAGGCAGAAAGGGATTTTATATACACTCTATATACAGCTATTTCCCAATCTGCGTTTTTATCGAGGACGTGTCAGTTATGCAGCCCAAAGCGTCGTGTGGCTTTATGGGGGCTGTTATTTTTCAACTTTGTTTTATGCAGGAAGTTTCT includes the following:
- the TIMM44 gene encoding mitochondrial import inner membrane translocase subunit TIM44 isoform X1 → MAAGAGGCRKCLISGIWLISRRSPVPAVHTGTVYRMSRPVLDIHQSRCYSSGGRKGFISGFVENIKQELAKNKEMKESIKKFRDEAKKLEESDALREARRKYKTIESETVKTSEVIKKKLEEITGTVKESLDEVSKSDIGRKIKEGVEEAAKTAKQSAESVTKGGEKLGKTAAFKAISQGVETVKKEIDESVLGQTGPYKRPERLRKRTEFSGERIKEERIFEANEEAMGVVLHKDSKWYQQWKDFKDNNVVFNRFFEMKMKYDESDNAFIRASRAVTDKVTDLIGGLFSKTEMSEVLTEILKVDPSFDKDRFLKQCEYDIIPNVLEAMMSGELDILKDWCYEATYSQLAHPIQQAKAMGLQFHSRILDIDNIDLAMGKMMEQGPVLIITFQAQVVMVIKNQTGEVVEGDPDKVLRMLYVWALCRDQDELNPYAAWRLLDISSSSTEQVL